The following are from one region of the Macrobrachium nipponense isolate FS-2020 chromosome 21, ASM1510439v2, whole genome shotgun sequence genome:
- the LOC135198203 gene encoding gastrula zinc finger protein XlCGF52.1-like has product MEAEKSSSLLLIKEEKENLEEVLTESTGEDSSFADPFLEVKAEPEFFDSDEFDVNSSPSIKYEEEDSSSSCDDESGKICIAEENRHLGRSNTEGKRITCAECQRTFSYISQLKSHMRTHTGEKPYTCSVCQRSFSFQSHLKRHLRTHTGEKPYTCSICQRSFSMQNHLKAHMRTHTGEKPYTCSICQRCFSQSSYFKIHMRTHTGEKPFTCSICQRSFSIQNHLKTHLRTHTGEKPYSCSICQRSFSHQSSLKTHMRTNRGEKPYACSICQRSFSHKCHLKTHMRTYTGEKPYICSICQKSFSHPSGLVRHMRIHIGEKPYTCSTCQRRFSQSSHLKRHENSH; this is encoded by the coding sequence ATGGAAGCTGAAAAATCGTCATCATTGCTGTTaatcaaagaagagaaggagaatttGGAGGAGGTTCTTACTGAAAGCACTGGGGAAGACTCTTCGTTTGCAGACCCCTTcttagaagtcaaggcagaaccAGAGTTTTTTGACAGTGATGAATTTGATGTGAACTCATCCCCATCTATTAAGTATGAGGAGGAGGACAGCTCTTCAAGCTGTGATGATGAAAGTGGAAAGATCTGTATTGCAGAAGAAAATAGACATTTGGGAAGAAGTAACACAGAAGGGAAGCGAATAACTTGTGCTGAATGCCAAAggacattttcatacataagcCAACTGAAAtcccacatgagaactcatacaggagagaaaccatatacttgttctgtatgtcaaagaagtttttcttttcaaagtcATCTCAAAAGACACctgagaactcatacgggagagaaaccatacacttgctctatatgtcaaagaagtttttctatgCAAAATCATCTTAAagcacacatgagaactcatacaggagagaaaccatatacttgctctattTGTCAAAGATGTTTTTCTCAATCAAGTTATTTTAAaatacacatgagaactcatacaggagagaaaccattcacttgctctatatgtcaaagaagtttttctattcaaaatcaccttaaaacacacttgagaactcatacaggagagaaaccgtatagttgctctatatgtcaaagaagtttttctcatcaAAGTAGCctcaaaacacacatgagaactaatagaggagagaaaccatatgcttgctctatatgtcaaagaagtttttctcataaATGTCATCTCAAAACTCACATGAGAACttatacaggagagaaaccatatatttgttctatatgtcaaaaaagtttttctcatcCAAGTGGTCTCGTGAGACACATGAGAATTCATataggagagaaaccatatacttgctctacaTGTCAAAGACGTTTTTCTCAATCAAGTCATCTCAAAAGACACGAGAAttcacactag